In Cryptomeria japonica chromosome 5, Sugi_1.0, whole genome shotgun sequence, the genomic window tcattttttttatatGTGCAATCCTTTGAATTACAACCAACAAATTTATGCTTTCAATAAAGGATAATGATTTTTTCTTAGCAACTCTTCTTCACAATGTGAAACATAGCAACCTCTCCTCATTTCATTCAACCTTAGCAATAGATTAGCAAGAACCGGCTCATTTTTATCATCTCCTCAGAAGACCAATTCAAACACTTATATTTCTCTTCTAACCTAGTGTTGATCTTCTTTACATGCATTTCACTTCTATACTGCATATATTTTGTCCTTCCCTACTTCAATAGTATATATGTCTTCCTCAAATTCACACTAAACAAACAAGTACAATAATTTTTGGATGCACTCATAGAACCTCCCTACTACTTTGATAACAATGAAAGGAATATGAAAATAATAATGAAAGTGAAATATTTACATAATTTATAATGATAGCTGTATAAAATTTCTTCATTCATTAATTTCTATTAAtaaaatttatacatatataaaataGAAACTGATTTTTACAACTACCAGAACTAATCTTTACTCTGGATGTTCTTCAGTAAACTCCTTAATAGACTCCACCTCCATGTAGAATCTTAAAATGTGAATAATGACAAGTTACTAGTCTTAACCATCTTggcttcaaatttaaaaaaaaaaatagttttatgttggcTTCAAATTACCTTCTAAAGAACAAATATTCTATTATGAATAAAAAGAAATATTCCAATTTAAACATGTTTGCTCTCTATTAAAGCATAATAATAAATAATCAATCTCAAATTGCTTTGCAAATattctaatataatttattttatgcttAATTTTATGTCACCAATATGTAATAGAATAGACTTATTGACTATATGGTTAGGATTCGTGAAAGGTAAATATTttcaaaatacatataaaatattttataattgtaCATAAATATGTACATCTCATAATTGACTAGTATTACTTTCTAAAAATTAAGATAAagatatattatataaaaaaacataaaaataaatcaaatattcttaatatttttaaaatacaaataagCTTGTAGAATCTTCGTAAAGAAAGAAATATCTAAAAAGACAGCTTCATAAAACACCATAAACCATATTACAAAACAAATAAACAGAAAGTTCTTTTATACTAACTAATCAAATATTATTTCTAATCTAGATATGAAGCCTTATCATCTCCTATTCCTATTTAGTCAGGATCGGCATTTGAACTTGTTCAGCGAATGGTTCCTCCAACGTACTCCCAGTTGTAGATGGAAAGGTGTAACTCCTGAATTCATATGACCTTTGTGGTGCTTCTCTGGAAATGCTTCTCTCCTCAAATATTGCATTGTCACACTTCACCCTGTCATGGAATATCTTCTTTCTTGCGCCACCTCTTATCCAAACAAGTTCCTCCACCACCTCTTTCATCGACGGTCTCTTCCTTCTTTTAAGATGAAGGCATTCTCTCGCTATCCTTTCCATATCTTCCATCTGTTGCACGTTTTCCTCCTCTAAAAATTTTCTATCTAAGATTTCTGTGAGGCGATTATGGTTGAGTCTGGATAGAAAAAGACTGGACAAACTCATCTCCTCGCTGCCCCTTTCTACAGAGATGGGCTTCAAAGATGTTAAAAGCTCAACCAGCACTACACCGAAACTGTATACATCACTTTTGTCGGTGAGTTGGTACGTTTGGAAGTACTCGGGATCTAAGTAACCCGTTGTGCCTATTATATTAGTGGTGACATGTGTGTTATTGGAAGTGGAGATGAGACGAGAAATTCCAAAATCTGCAACTTTAGGAGAgaatctctcattcaaaagaataTTAGACGATTTTACATCTCGGTGGAAAATGGGTTGAGATGCTCCAGAGTGTAGATATGCCAAAGCCTCCCCCGTCTCGATTGCAATCTGCAGACGTGACGCCCAAGACAAGAACCCATCTTTGGAATGTAAATGTTCATAGAGTGTTCCATTCGAAACGAATTCAGACACCAACAAAGGGAATTTAGTTTGGATGCAGCAGCCTAACAATTTCACTATATTTCTGTGATTTATTTGGGAGAGAATTGTAACTTCATTAAGAAACTCGTGGTTATCCTCTAGATTTAAAGCTTGCTTGGACTTTTTAATGGCCACAAGAGTACCTTCTAACAGAATTCCTTTGAACACAGTTCCAAAGCCACCACTCCCCAATACCATTTCACTTGAATAATTATTAGAAGCTCTTGACATTTCTTTGGCAGAAAAAATTCTCAGGCTTTCTCTCCCCACCGTAGAAGCTATGTGTTGCTGCAACAGCTGATAATACTTGGCCTCCACAAGTTTCAAGTGACGTTTCTTTAGCCACCAAACCGAAAGCGACACTATTAAACAGAAAAACACAAACGAAGAGACGGATCCTGTGTATTTTACCAGACGTTGAAATAAAAGTATAATTAATTTCGAATATCTCCAAGGCAAAgaattaaaataacaaaaaaaaaaaacacggAGTATATTTAATATTTCGTTACCTATGATTGTAGGAAAGAGAAGTTGATTTGAACTTGTGGACTTGCATCCTGTCCCATTTGTAAAACCATCTCCCACATATCCTTTTATACATGAGCAGTTGTAGGAACCTGCCAAATTATGGCATATTCCCCCTTGCTCTGCTCCAACGCAGACGTTCGAGTTTGTTTGACTACATTCGTTTATATCTGGAGATTAACCTTCATTATCGTTAGGATCGTTGAGATTTTAATTGTTCATTGTCGTTAGAATCCTTGAGATTTTAATAACCAATCAATAATAATAAAACAGAAAATATGGTTATCTAATGAGATAAGTGGTGATGTCTTACCTGTGCAATCAGTGCCATTGGAATAACCATTTCCACGATATCCAGGGAGACATTTGCATACGTACCCTTTTCCCGAAGGCGCGTCGTTGCATTCTGCATGGATGGAACAAGAATAATCGGCCATTGATTTAGCCGAGGAGCACTTCTGAAGGCCGATACCCCAGTTGAGGCGGAGACCATAAGAACCGTTCTCGCCTTCTCTCCAAATTAGGTCCACTATTCTGGAGATGTCCGTTCTGCTGGAGGCATTCATTTTAGTGAAGGTGAAAGAGCCCATTATTGTGGAGGGGTCCATTATGGTGGAGAAGCCACACATAGTACTATTATTGTTAAGCAAACGGAACACACCTCCGCCAGTGAAATTTATCCATGGTAAATTATTTGGAAGGTTGATTTCGCAACAGCCATAGCGGCAATATGGTTTATCACTTTGAGGGATTGTTACACATCTCGCCTCTCCCAATTTCCCAAAACTGTAGCTACCGTACGTTTGGTTGCCGATAACTACCAACCTATTAGAGTTGGAAAGAGTAAAAGGTCCACCTGAAGATAGCTCAAAGTAGTTTCTTGTAACATTGTTTTGATCATCGTTACACGATTGGGCAATGATAGAAGAAGAATTTATGATGAGATGACCCTTATAATCGATCTCTATAATCTTCAAAGCATCAATAATTCCCCAAACTGAATAAAAACTTGAAGAAACATTAGAATTACTTAGAAATGCAGTAAAGTATGGAGAGGCCATCCCAGTATCTCCATTCTTGGTGCAATTGATATGAAAGCCAGGGTGTCCACAATGGGAATTGTAAATCCAGAAAGGGTAACTGACATTCATCGATCCACACTTCTCAGGAACACATTTGGCAGCACCAAAGCCCACCAAACTGGCACAAATTAGAAAACGAACCAAAACTCCGCAATGCATTTGCGTTTGCAACAACATTTTCTGTTTGAGCAAAACCGGCCACTCAATCATCACAACCATAACAGCAAAATGATATTAACGAATAAAAAGCCGCGTGAAAGTAAATAGCAGACTGTATGGTTGACTGGGCAAAAACAGAAGAATTTGCGAAATACAATGGAAGTCTCCAAGTAGTTTCCGAAGTCAGCTTTCGCAAAGACCGTAAGCAGACAAAGGATTGCACTGAACGGAGTTGAACTTTCCGTGTTCTTTATGTGGAGGAACGAGGTGCTTTTTAAAATCGGCGGGTGAGAATACTCCTCACACATGTAAATTTCTCAATTTTTACTGATTTTTTCTCAGCATTTTTTTCGGGTTGGACGGTTAACGCTTATGCGTGCGGGAGTGTTGAGACCATTTTGTCCTAGTGAGTATAAGGTTTAAAGTTGTGTATTTCCACATTAAATCAGTATGGATAAATAATGTGAAGAGAAACACGCTACATGAATGCAAGGCGGGCATAAAATATTGTAAATTGACAGTCCAACAACATTGTGTGGAAAGTGTGTTTATAGGCGTTTGTACTATCTTAGCGTGTGACAAACGGTAATGGACGTGCCCCGTGGATAGAATACAGTGGAGGATTACGAACCGCCCATGTGACGGAAGTTGGTCAATTGTCTGTATGGAAACGGTGAATATCCTTTTCCACATTGCGAGTAGGTCAATACTACTTTTGACGATAGAATACGATAATGGACGTAAGAAATGGGAAAGAGTATTCAGTGGAAACAAATTTTCCAACATGGCGGAGAAAATATTGTAGAAAGAGTACGCAGCGGAGAGATTTTTCATGTAGTCCGTCTCTTCACCGACATTTACATCTGATTAGGGGAGATGTATACTTTCGCTTTTAAAGTTGTTGAGTGAAATTATTGTAAATTGCGTGTTGAACAATTTCTCCGGAGACTCTGCAAAGTATGTTTACCAGCGTTCGTACTATCTTTGCGTGTGGCAAACGATGGAAACAAATTTTCCAACTTTGTATAGAAAAAATGTGTACTACAAGATATCTTTTATTTTTTTCCATCAAAAGcgtatcttttattttattttttatttatttgagaaaaACCCGTTGTTTTTCACAATCTAAAGGTCAATATGACCTGCGGCCTTTATTTTTGTCTTTAACTCTTCCTCCCTCCTAAATCTCcctttctatatatttatctctccccTATCTCTATCACCTCATCTCTTTCTACACCTCTTTCTTCCCCCTCCATCTTTCACAGTATATCTATCTCTACCATTTCGACATTCTatcactatctctccctctccctctcccatctctctctctgTCTTTCTCTCTCTGTCTATGTACCTCTCTACTATAAAATATTGTGACATTCATATTATTTTAGTCTGGTGGATTAGGCAGTGGAGGATGAGGAGCAGGCCACGTAAGACCGGGAGACTTTTAATGTACTCCATCTCGTGAGTGATATTTACATGTCTGACTTTATCATCTGATTGGGAAAGATGGATCCTTTgcttttaaagttcaatttggaaATTTCTGCCTACTACGAAAGCAATTTGTATATATGTTATGGTAAGCTGACTGTTCAACACCAATTCGTCAGACATTGTGTGGAAAGTATGTTAAACGATATTTGTACTATCTCAGCGTCTGGAAAATAGCGACAGACTTGCCGCATGAGAAATGACGGGGACAAATTTTCCAGCTTTGTGTAGAAAATATGTGAGAATGCAGTGGAGGATGAGGATAAGAGTGACGAGCAGATAACATGATGAAAGCAGTAAAAGGAGGCCCGGGAGATTTTTACTGTAGTTCATCTATTCCGCATTATTTATGCAacaaaacataaatatatataaaaaaatagagatCCTATGTAAATAGTACTTAATAATTTAAACTTCTCTAACATTCTTTTAGATACATTGTATTTTTTCTATTGATCGAAGTTAGAAGAATTATAATGAAAATAAATCAGAGTCTAAAGAGTgtaaatttaaaatcaaacaaattGAATTTAACATATAAAAAACTTTGTATTCATTCAAAATCTATTACATCATGATTTGTGTCTAAATAGAAGTTACATTTTGATTTACCTAAACAACACATGAAGGCAATATTTTATAGAGGTTGCAGCCTCTAAAATCACAACACTTCACTCATCACCAATAAAGAAACTTCTAAAACATGAAGTTGCCATCTATGAAGATTTACCAAAACCActaaaaactcatttagaattTTTGCCTAAAACCTCCATTTGCATTCTTGAAAAATACTAATTACATTTCCAGTTGCATACTTGCATCACTatccaacatactcccccttgatgctaagTAGATTCACAAATTGAATATTTGTAACTCGCTATGTAGAATTGCCATTGCTATTATATCAGGTCGTATACACCAACAAGATACACTTCTTATAGAAGTGCCAATTTATCTCCTTCATGAGAGATTACAAGGTTTTCCCCTCCTTTCTCTAACAAAGAGAAAACTCATGACAATTCATCTACACACAATTATGCTTGTTGGTTGTTATTGTGCATTGTCGAAGGATTTATGCTAGTGTTAAAAAAAATTAGGCTTCAATATCAACTTGACAGCCATTTCTTTGTTGGCTGCCATAAATTTGCCGAAAGGCTCTCATCTCATGTTGGATTTCTTGCAACACTTTCTACCTCATACGTACACTTCTACCATATGTAGACCATATTTTCAATGTGGGCGAGGTTGTAATTCACATTTTCACCCAATGTAAATAGTTTTAAAAGTAAggtaatttattaataatttaatttacttaatgtaataatagataagttactcacaaattatattaaataaacattaaaaacataacaatatatttatgccaaaaatatattcaagaaggAACTTTTATAAACATCAATTAGATCAATAATTCAAATAgtaaaacattaataataataatatgcaaCAGTGAAACATTAGGGAAATGACTATAAACAAAATTGATAAATACATATGTGTAAATCAAGGAGAAGCTACTTTCTGGCACGCAAAGGATTAGTTACAGGCCTAGGGTTTCCAGGCAAGGGAGCACTCTAGGAGGATACGGTTCTTACGTAGAATCCCACATGCCTTCATGGTATGAAATAaacacggttcttacacagaaccccacatgccttcacgacatgaaatacaCACAGCCCTAGCCAGGACACTCCTGGGTGTAcgttgtaccccgagttggacacacactgtatgccccttctccaatgcccaatgcccaacctccagaccttaactatcccctcCCTTGTACTCCTTTCAATTTATCCTTCTCTTTATTATTCTCCTATGCCCCCTCCCCCATTCTCTATTAGTTTACGAGTTTTTAATAATACCCCAAGGGTGGTTACAaaagtcacaccctttcattataataatatttcttaattaatttgaaatttatatattcctttattacaaattctttcacgggaaaaagtcccataacagaTGTTATCCCATAGCAACTTGTATTCATCGCCTCTCGCATAGATTAGTGAGATGGCTTCTAACCATGTCTAATGCATCCCTTTCCTTAGCACTCTTCATACTTTCCTATACTCATTCTTCACTCTTCCAATAATTCTATCAATGCAATTATTAAAATGCTCACACAATTTCTTTACATGAACCTCTTATGACATGTTCCTATGCAGCTACTTAGCTTATTTTTGCTAGCACCCGCTGCTAAACTTTTTTAGGAAATATCTGTGGAGCTAGTGGCCCCATGAGTATTTATTTTTCTACTTATTTTTTAAGGGAAATCTTAAAATTGGTACtaataatattagtaataatttgtgcacaataaaaaatagaaataaaatgttaGGAAAAAGAGGGAAATAAATTTGTGAAGCCACATGGCATTTTTAGCAATTTGCAGTTGTTGCTTATTTCCAACCACCCCCCCCCCATTTTCCCATAGCTTATTTTTTATTCCTAAATAATAGTTGCTCCACTTAAATAGAAAAAGATTATAAATTATCCTTTTCCAGTAATTTtaaatttgcatgggaacactccAACTCCTTCAAATTAAGCAAGAAATGGAGTTAAGCATCTGCATGGGAACATGAGATTAGTGTAACAATTAAATAGCAACAAACATCAGTAACCTTAACTTCTCTAATCTCCAAACATGTAATAACTTCTTGAAATGAAATAACCCATAATATGATCTCACAAACATACCTAGCAATGTCATAGAATATAACACTGATAATCCTAGGCCCTCCCCATGAGGTAGTTAGGCTCAAACCCGTTCTAATACCACtttgtagatatcaaacaaattGAATTTAACACAAAAAACTTTTTATTCGTTCAAAATCTATTACATCATGATTTGCCTCTAAATAGAGGTTACATTTTGATCTACCTAAACAATACGTGAAGGCAATATTTAATAGAGGTTGCAGTCTCTAAAAACATAATAGTTCATTGCATCACCAATAAAGAAACTTCTAAAACATGAAGTTGTCATCTATGAAGATTTACCAAAACCACTAAAAACCGATTTAGAATCTTTGCCTAAAACCTCCATTTGTATTCTTGGAAATTACTAATTCCATTTCCATTTGCATGCTTGCACCACTATCCAACAAAGAGAGGACTGCACATGAAGGTAAGCTTATACAATCTAATATTGTTTCAAACTAGTAAGAGACGATTAATACAACTAACTAAATTATAACAATTCTTGAAATATAGCTATAGAATACAAATTcactttgaatttaatttttttttggagttGCAAAATTTGGTGTTTAATCTTGTTGGTAAAAAGATTTGTCATTGTGATTGTTTCTCTGAAACTGACCTTGTTCACTGAggagcactaacaaatgctccaacagttggagagattgtggtgaatcttcctctgcatttgagaggggcagctcccatGTATAATGGGGGTTTTTAtagtttttgtgtacttttaacgtAAAAGTAGATAAAGGAGAAAACACAAAACTAAAAGAGAATATATAAAGAAAACCCCATTGGAAGACATACAAATACTAAAATGACTTCATGAATTATAACAATCACAAGCGGATTTTAAGAAAATATGTTTGGATACTCAATTACACTAAACGAAGGATGATACatctcaacatacgaagagatAAGGTGCTTCAACACATTCAAATTGAGATACCAAAGTCTTTTTGTGTATCATTACATCAATTGCATAAGTCATGAATGATTCACATATGTACATAAAGGAACCACTAATTCAACATATGAAAAGTTAGCAACAATAACTCAGAAGAACATGTAGAATATATGAACAATTGCATTCTTTATTATCTTTGTGAGATTATACAATCTCAGACACCCTTCTTTACATAATGTAAAATCAAAATGTCACTGCAATTTTCTCTACAAATTTCTGTAGAGTTTTCCCCTCTTGTAAAAGGTTTGCCATTACAATGTATAAGGCTTGTATTTATAGGCTCTCCTTGGTAACTAACTTGTAACCAATTTGCATAACAACTTAAAATAACCAACTTAGATAACCACTTAGGATA contains:
- the LOC131076625 gene encoding wall-associated receptor kinase 2; the encoded protein is MVVMIEWPVLLKQKMLLQTQMHCGVLVRFLICASLVGFGAAKCVPEKCGSMNVSYPFWIYNSHCGHPGFHINCTKNGDTGMASPYFTAFLSNSNVSSSFYSVWGIIDALKIIEIDYKGHLIINSSSIIAQSCNDDQNNVTRNYFELSSGGPFTLSNSNRLVVIGNQTYGSYSFGKLGEARCVTIPQSDKPYCRYGCCEINLPNNLPWINFTGGGVFRLLNNNSTMCGFSTIMDPSTIMGSFTFTKMNASSRTDISRIVDLIWREGENGSYGLRLNWGIGLQKCSSAKSMADYSCSIHAECNDAPSGKGYVCKCLPGYRGNGYSNGTDCTDINECSQTNSNVCVGAEQGGICHNLAGSYNCSCIKGYVGDGFTNGTGCKSTSSNQLLFPTIIGSVSSFVFFCLIVSLSVWWLKKRHLKLVEAKYYQLLQQHIASTVGRESLRIFSAKEMSRASNNYSSEMVLGSGGFGTVFKGILLEGTLVAIKKSKQALNLEDNHEFLNEVTILSQINHRNIVKLLGCCIQTKFPLLVSEFVSNGTLYEHLHSKDGFLSWASRLQIAIETGEALAYLHSGASQPIFHRDVKSSNILLNERFSPKVADFGISRLISTSNNTHVTTNIIGTTGYLDPEYFQTYQLTDKSDVYSFGVVLVELLTSLKPISVERGSEEMSLSSLFLSRLNHNRLTEILDRKFLEEENVQQMEDMERIARECLHLKRRKRPSMKEVVEELVWIRGGARKKIFHDRVKCDNAIFEERSISREAPQRSYEFRSYTFPSTTGSTLEEPFAEQVQMPILTK